A window of Daphnia carinata strain CSIRO-1 chromosome 5, CSIRO_AGI_Dcar_HiC_V3, whole genome shotgun sequence genomic DNA:
AAGTTTGTTGCGAAACGGATTTCCTTTTCGGTGAAAGACGGTCTACTAATTGGGCTAGAAGGGAGGGTGACTTCCTAACGGTCGAGGTTTTATCCGTGTGTTGGGCCTGAGGTTTGCGAACGTTTGAAATGTCTATTCCTGGTACCAACTCATACGCAGAATTGGACCTTAATTTCCTTGTCTGAGAACTATCTGAAATTGCCCTGGGTTTTAATACAGGAGAAGCGGATATCATAATAGCGCCTGTCTGTCTTCTTGACGTTTTACACCCAGTAAACGTATCAGAAGTAGTAGGCTGAGTAGTGGCtaacttttcaaaatttatagCTCTCGCTACAGATTCGTCAATTCGTACAACGGGTTCAACGGAAATTTGAGAGGCGGACACAGGAGTACGGGAAAGTGTAGGCTTACGTAGAAAAATATTATCagtcattgtgggtgagttcgaaagatcgctgccaccattatgtaaagcatcttcccgtgtgggaagactgactttacgaatttaagacaatacagaataataaaagaataaaagaataaaagaataaaagaataaaagaataaaagaataaaagaactCAGAGGCGTTGTACCCACAATGACGACTATATTTGTCTTAGTTTAAGCATGTAAAATACAAAGATGTTTTGGATAAAGACATAAGAGAAAGCTATCGAATAAAAAGGGAGACAGAAAGCGAAACGTGATAATTGTAGTGTGAGCTTACCACGGTACCGCGAGCCGAATAAGAGAGTAGATGTAAGATGAAGACGAAGTGTAACACAACTCGTCGGCACGTCGATAACACAAGTTACAAGAATTGAACACTCACTTCAACACGAGACAAAGATCAATTCTCAACACAATATTAAAATAAGAGAAGGCACTTAACTGAATCGGAACCTGACCGTTAGACTCAGATACACGTCGGTAACTGACTTTCTTCAGGTCCCGAGTTCATCAAGAAAACTCGCATATTGGGCAATGATTAATTGCTGCGCAATTACTCGTCACCAATACGTGAAATTTTATATGGCGTGATGGTGTCGCTATGATGCGCATCCCTTGATCccgccaatcaaagatgttgttATAAGTGTCTTTGTGCCGATGAAACATGGTATGACATAAGGCAGGTGTTCATATAGGTCACCCTGCTGCGTATTTTGATGGTGCAATATTGAAATGGCACAGTTATATAGTTGCGCAATTCATATAGTTTAAACTGGTATAATAATCATACATAAACAAGTAATATAAACGGGTAAAATATGTTTCCCTTATAAATTATCTATTCCCTTATAGTTATAGGTGATTATTTTCCTACCAACAGAAGGCATACAAGCCCCTTTTGAATTACAAATGATGTTGGAAAGTGACTTGTGCGAACGAGAGCAGTTCCCCAATAATTTTGATAACGATTGGCGTGATTGCAGCACAAATGATTCTGGTGAATCAGAAGTTGATGACGACTACTTTATCATAGTAAGTGTTGTGATTTATACTAGGTTGTAAATTTACAAATTACTGTCTTTTTATTCCATTTCCAGAATGAATTATGATGCCGAGATGCCGAGGTGAAAAAACAATATCTCGCTTTATTAAGCGCTGCTTTTTACGTGAAGCATAACCTATCTAATAGTGCGCTGAAAGACCACTTGGCCTTACTCAGAATTGCTCTACCTAAAAACGACGCAAAAGATGCGTTTACAAGTGtttatcttttcaaaaaaaatttcctcaTTTGAAgaacagctttaaaaaaaatatttctgtgCAACAAATGTTCGGCTACTTTAAAAACCGGAGAGAATGGAAATCCCATTAACGAACAGCCGTGTGGTCATTACTACATAAAAAATTCCACAGAGAATCATGATGGCTGTTACACAATCATGCTACCCGTCGAAGAGCAAGTGCGATACTACTTACAGCAATATGGATCCTGCTCAAGAAAGGACGAGTCATCAGACGGCATGGCTGGTGATATTGCTTATGGAAAACTATATGAAGAAAATCGTCACAGAGGATACATCTGCGATAAAACAATCACGATCCTTATCTGTGCAGACGGAGCAAATCCTAATAAACGGAGTAAATATGGGTTTTGGCCATATATGGGAGTGATTAACGAGGCGCCATATACTGTTCGCCGTTCCAACGTAATCGTGTTTGCTCTTTTTTACGGGAATAAGAAACCTTCCATCGATATTTTTATCAAGCCGTGTGTTGCCGAGCTCATTCGTCTTGGAACAACTGGAATTGTAGTTGGTGGAGTGACATACTACGTAAAGCCTTTAATTGTTAGCGTTGACACTGTTGCTCGCCCTGTGCTCCGAAATACGACACAATTTAATGGATTATACGGATGTGATTTCTACCTATACCCTGGTAAGCTAActattttttgctgtttttcaGTTACAACTTATTATTAGTGATACATTTAAATATTACCAATTCAAAACAATTACAATGATGCTAAATATTGATTAAATTACCTAGGTCAAGTAAATAGGAAAGGAATGGGATATTCTCGCGTATATCCGAATGCTCAAGATGGGTCAATATGCTTCTCTTTGCGGACTACAAAGCAACACGATGATTATTTATTAGAGGTACATACATTGAAACTAACAAAATAGACTATCACATTTCATTCCTTTCTTCTATGAACTACAGGTACTTATTGGGGAGGGTGATGCTGTTCACGGCATACTTGGTGATACACCATTCTTCAGGACTAAAGGGTTTGATTTTATTGCCGCTTTCGTCCCAGAATATATGCACAGCTTCTGTCTTGGAGTTGTTCGCTACTTTCTGTTACTGTGAACTCTTTCATCGTATAACAAAGAACCATGGTATATTGGAAAGCGGATTATCCTAGACGAACTTAATAAGCGACTATTGGAAATTAAGCCACCCTCTGAAATCACAAGAACCCCTCAGATCTTTGATAATATTCCGTACTGGAAGGCTTCCGAGTTCCgatcatttgttttattttattatccGATCCTGAAGGgaattttgtcattttttccccattttacAACATTGGCTTATTCGTTGTTTGGTCTACTGCTGGATGAAATTAACGTAGAATCTGTAAGAAAAATCGATATCGTTTTGCGACATTTCGTGTCAGAGGCTGAAAGTCTGTATGGTTCGCATCATATTACTTATAATATGCACCTGCTAACTCATTTGGCTAAGAGTGTCATTGATTGGGGTTGTCTTTGGTCAACTTCCGCTTTCATTCCAGAGTGGATCAACGGAGATCTACAGAACCTATTCAATGGCACTCAAAACGTAATTGATCAAATGGCTAAAATGTATCTTATGCGCATATCCATTCGAAAAGAAGCTATCGATCTTTTAGCATCCAACAGTATTCCGTACGAAGTAACTCGCCTTCTCCATCGCTTGCTTTGTTTACCGAAAGCTGTCCTTTCGTCTCGTTCTTTCCAAAGTGACCGAATAATTGACGGATACACTGTTAGGGGAAAAGTAACCAAAAGAAGATTAGTGGCGGAAGAAGTTGTAGCTTTAAAAAATCTCTTACGCACGTCAAATACTATGTCAGAGCGGAACAGAATTGAGTTAAATGGTCACGAAGATTATGTATTTTATTCGAAAGTTAAGTTGAAGACGGGAGGCTTTTTCACCACAAGTAGGTATGCTAAGTTCCCAAAGCGATCGAATTTTTATGCTTTATTGCATAATGGGGAATTTTTCCTAATAGAAAACATTTGCGTGGTCGAAAATCTCGCTTCGTTTGTTGGACCACCAATTTTCTGTTTGGACACGAACTCGGAACGGTCCGAAAGGACATATTTTATCCCCGTCGGGTGGGTTCAATAGTGGTAGATAAATTAGCCGGGCAAACCACAATGCTGGTGGGTAAGGGGAAAGAACTTGTTGCAGTTTGTGTCGATAGCGCAAGGAAGAAGTGTGTCGCATTGATTGAAGCATATGATACTATAGTGCCTACTGCCATCCCTAATCCTTTTGAAACAGACTGATTGTAATTATTTCCATACATACATAACTGTAGTGTCTGTAAGCGATTCTGACCATTGGAGGTCACCCCTAACACTGTAATGGGACACTAGAGGGCTTTGACCTAAGGTGGCCCAGTTAGTGAAGAAAGTGACTTGGAAGAGTGATGACTGCGTAGTAGTCCCAATACAAGTACCAGCACAATTATCTCATTGTATCCAGTTAATTAATCACCATCCGGCTATCAAAACGAGTTATCTGAATCAGACACTATATTTGGCGACGAGTAGTGACTTACTAGCTGCAATTTGGTAATTTTATAACAGTTAAATTTACTAATCATTTGTCTGGCATCAGTAACGCGTGAAGATGAGTTTGTCTGTTGCTATGGAAGCATTTGTCTATGATGGAGACCAAACAACTCTGTCGACAAAATGGCCAGAATGGCTTAGAAGATTTGAAAATTATCTTGAAGCTATGGCTATCAATgatgacaacagaaaaaaagcatTGCTGTTACACTTGGCTGGGAAAAAGGTGCATCAAATTTTTGTAAAGCTCAATTCAACACCTCGAGAAGCTAACCAAGCAGCAAATTTGGAAGCTGAAACACAATACGCTGCGACAAAACGTGCACTAAATGAACATTTCAACCCAAGAGTCAATATAACATACAACAGGCACAAGTTCAAATCAACAAAGCAAGCCAGTGATGAGTCACTTGACCAATTCCATACCAGACTCTCTGAGTTGGCACAAGGCTGTGACTTCCGTGATGTTgatgatgaaatcaaatcacaGATTATCCTAACCTGTACATCAACAAAGCTAAGAGCAGAAGCGTTGGTGAATTCCGAGTGGGACTTGAAAACGTTGCTTGAAAAGGGTACAACTTACGAGTTGACTAAGTTTCAATCTAAGCAGATTGAAGAAGGCAGTGGAACATCaacaattaataaaattgtcactaagaaaaagaattttaacaaaGGAAACTTCtgccaacaaaataaaaaggaatctGGGAAACAAAATAACTCGAAGACGTGTACTTTTTGTGGAGGAAATTGGCACAAGAAACTGCAGTATTGTCCTGCGAAGAAAGAGGGTGTTGTGTGTGGCAAATGCCACAAAGAAGGTCATTTCGCTCGTATATGTCGTCATCCCTCATCTATAGgatcgaaagagaaaaaactaGTCCGAAACGTGAAGTTTCAGGATACATCTGATGAGGATTCGAGTAATGTAGAAGAATTCACTAACAGAGCAGCAGCTGACAACAAAATTCAACCTACCATCAAGCTAGAAGTTTTAGATAGCTCGATCAATTTCCTAGTTGATAGTGGAGCATCTGTTACTTTGATCAACGAACGTGCGTATGAGAAGCTGGGAGCACCAACATTGAAGCGTTCAACTAAGAAAATCTACGCTTACCAATCAATTGTACCATTGCCGTTAATAGGTACATTCCAAGCTGACACTAAAATATCGGGTACAAAGAAGATTGTACGTGTAAGATATCATGTTATCAGTGGTAGCAACGAAGAATGTTTGCTAAGCTACTGTAAAGCATCTCCTTCTGAAGAGTAActtattataataataataatcatagtAATAATAGGACTCGGAGGCGATTTTCCCCACACGACGATTATATTTGTCTAAGTAAAGCACAACGATACAGATAAAAGTTGGAATAAGACATAAGTAGTCTGCAAAGGGagagtgaaagagagagagagaccgaAGTGTAATCTGACACCTAGTGTAAGCTTACCGCAGTGACTCGTGTGAAGCACGGGCGTGGATATCAGAGAAGGCGGCGGGTAACAGAAGCTCGTCGGCACGTGGTTAAAACAATACAGATGAAATTGACACACTTCAGCACGTGACACCGATCAGATGGTTAGTATAGGGTTACTATTGGGAAGTCACTAG
This region includes:
- the LOC130703039 gene encoding uncharacterized protein LOC130703039; amino-acid sequence: MSLSVAMEAFVYDGDQTTLSTKWPEWLRRFENYLEAMAINDDNRKKALLLHLAGKKVHQIFVKLNSTPREANQAANLEAETQYAATKRALNEHFNPRVNITYNRHKFKSTKQASDESLDQFHTRLSELAQGCDFRDVDDEIKSQIILTCTSTKLRAEALVNSEWDLKTLLEKGTTYELTKFQSKQIEEGSGTSTINKIVTKKKNFNKGNFCQQNKKESGKQNNSKTCTFCGGNWHKKLQYCPAKKEGVVCGKCHKEGHFARICRHPSSIGSKEKKLVRNVKFQDTSDEDSSNVEEFTNRAAADNKIQPTIKLEVLDSSINFLVDSGASVTLINERAYEKLGAPTLKRSTKKIYAYQSIVPLPLIGTFQADTKISGTKKIVRVRYHVISGSNEECLLSYCKASPSEE